Below is a window of Desulfoplanes formicivorans DNA.
GGGCAGGATGGTCTGCAGGATGTGGAACCTCTGGAGCGTTTGGATTTTCTGGTCGGCTATCTGCTGGGAGAGGACCTCATGCACGCCGACCCAAAGGGATGGGAAGAAGCCTTTGCCCGGGCTCGGGGAGCCAATAAACTGCCTCCGGGTACGTTGGGGCGGCGACAGTTCGATGTCCTGCAGGAAGAGGTGGGGGCGATGCGCATGCGTGTGGAGGCCATAACCAGCGGGGATGGCGGTCTGGAACCCCTGACAGGAACCATTGCTTGTCATCACCATGATATTGCAGCCCTGCTGGGAGATGTCTTTCCCCGGGGACAGGTGTTGCAACGGTTTGCCAAGGCCAAGGGCAGGGATTTTCTAAGGGCCTGGATTCACCATCTGGTCCTGCAGGTTCTTGCTCCGTCCAAAGGGGTGCGCACCACGTGGATGGTTGCCAAAGACGGGACGTGGCGTTTTGATCCGGTGGATGATGCCCTGTCACGTCTCGAGGAACTTGTGGATCTGTTTGATCAGGGCCACAACACCTGCCTGCCTTTTTTCCCGGAGTCCTCCCATGTGTTTGCTGTGGAAAGCAAAAAGGATCTTTCCAGGGGCCGCGCAAAGGCCCGGACAGCATGGCTGGGGTCGGGTTATGGCGGTAACAAGGGAGAAAGGGAAAACCCCTATTTCTCCCTGTGTTTCAGGGATGTGGACGCCCTTGACCAGCGCTTTGAAGAACTGGCCGAACAGGTGTTCGGACCTCTTGTGCAGGCGATGACCAGGCAAGGATGACAGGAATGAAGGCCGAGAGACTCGACATATCCACGGTTGCCCTGGAAGGGGCCAATCTGATTGAGGCCAGTGCCGGGACCGGCAAGACCTATGCCATTGCCGCCTTGTATCTGCGGCTGCTTCTGGAACAGGGGCTGAGGGTACAGCAGATTCTGGTGGTCACCTATACCCGAGCGGCAACTGCCGAGCTTCGGGAGCGCATTCGGGGACGCATACGTGACGCCCTTTTGCTGCTCCAGACAGGAGAAGAGAGCAGGGAACCGGTTGTGCGGGACCTTCTCGGCCGAGTTCGTGCGGCCGGAGAAACTGACCTTGCCGTGAACCGGCTGACCCTGGCCCTGCAGGAATTTGACGAGGCCGCGGTCTGTACCATTCACGGATTTTGTCAGCGTATTCTCACGGAAAATGCCTTTGAAAGTCAGGAGACGTTTGACGCCGAGATCCTCACGGATCAATCGGCCCTGGTCAATGGCATTGCCGAAGATTACTGGCGGGTGCATTGTTCCGGCGTTTCGTCCCTGTTTGCGGATTTTCTGCTGACCCATGCCAGTGAATTTTCCCTGCGGGTTCTCTGTTCCCTGGCCCAGACCCTCATGAACCATCAGGAAATCGTGGTCGAGCCGCAGGGGGATGCACCCGACACCAGCAAGCTCGAGGATGACTATGCCAGCAGGTTCCACGAGGCGCGTTTTCTGTGGAAGCAGAGCAGGGAAGAGGTGCACAAGATTCTTTACACACGCCCGCCACTGAAAAAGAACTCATATAACGACAAAACAGTATCCAAGCTGCTTGGCGGGCTTGAGGTCATGTTTGCCCACAAGGAACCGTCTTTGGATCTGCCGGAAAAATTTGTACTGGTAACCCAGTCCGGTATCCAAACCAGGTGTATTGCCAAAAGTACCCCTCCCAACCACCCTTTTTTCAAAGCCTGCGATCGTCTGGAAAAAGCGCGAACACAACTGGATGCAGCCTTTCGGGATCGGATCGTCGCCCTCAAGGCCGGGTTTGCCGCGTACCTGATCCGTGAACTGGCCGAACGCAAACAGAACCGCAATGTGTATGGCTATGATGACATGCTTTTGCGGGTCAGAAATGTGCTCAGGAACGGGAACAATGTTTTGCTCCAGGCCGTCAGATCCACGTACACGGCTGCGCTCATTGACGAATTCCAGGATACCGATCCGGTTCAGTACACCATTTTTTCCACCCTGTTCAAAACCCCTTCGCATATCCTGTTTCTCATTGGCGATCCCAAACAGGCCATCTACGGTTTTCGTGGTGCCGATATCTTTACCTACATGCAGGCCGTCAATCAGGTGGACAGGATATACACCATGGACACCAACTGGCGTTCCGAGCCAGGGCTTCTGGAGGCAGTGAACCGGGTGTTCGCCCGGATGACCCAGCCTTTTGTGTTTCGGGAAATAGGGTTCGATCCGGTGCGTCCGGCCCCTGAAACCCGGGGCAACCTGGTTGTTCACGAAGGGATCCGCACCTTTTTTCATGACGAATTTGAAGACCAGCCGGATCTTGCTGCCGCCTGCATCAAGGCGGCAGCAAGTCCCCTGCATCTGTGGTTTCTGGACAAGGAAACCCTGGCCCCCAACAGCAAAACAGATATTCCCAAGGAGACCGCAGCCCGGCTGGTGGCCCGGGGTGTTGCGGCCGAGGCTTCGCGCCTTGTGCGTATGGGCCGAAAGGGCCTTGTGACTGTGGGCAAGGATCATCAGCCTGTGGAGCCCCGCCACCTGGCCGTGCTGGTGCGCACCAACAGGCAGGCTGTCATGGTGCAAAAGGCCCTGCATGCCTGTGATCTTCCCTGTGTCATTGCGGGCAGTGGCAATGTTTTCCAGAGTGACGAGGCCCAGGAGCTGCTTCGGGTCATGGACGGGGTCGCAACCTGCGGAACGCCTTCGAGGGTCAAGGCGGCCTTGTCCACCAGGATGCTCGGTTTTGATATGGCCATGATCGATCATCTGGAAGACGATGAAGACGAGTGGGATCGGATTCTGACTGATTTTGCCGATATGCGGGATGCGTGGGCGATTCGGGGATTCATGGATTTCTTCTCGGCCATGATGACCCGCTGGGCCGTGCGGCCCCGTCTGCTGGGGCTGGAGGGAGGGGAACG
It encodes the following:
- the recB gene encoding exodeoxyribonuclease V subunit beta, whose amino-acid sequence is MKAERLDISTVALEGANLIEASAGTGKTYAIAALYLRLLLEQGLRVQQILVVTYTRAATAELRERIRGRIRDALLLLQTGEESREPVVRDLLGRVRAAGETDLAVNRLTLALQEFDEAAVCTIHGFCQRILTENAFESQETFDAEILTDQSALVNGIAEDYWRVHCSGVSSLFADFLLTHASEFSLRVLCSLAQTLMNHQEIVVEPQGDAPDTSKLEDDYASRFHEARFLWKQSREEVHKILYTRPPLKKNSYNDKTVSKLLGGLEVMFAHKEPSLDLPEKFVLVTQSGIQTRCIAKSTPPNHPFFKACDRLEKARTQLDAAFRDRIVALKAGFAAYLIRELAERKQNRNVYGYDDMLLRVRNVLRNGNNVLLQAVRSTYTAALIDEFQDTDPVQYTIFSTLFKTPSHILFLIGDPKQAIYGFRGADIFTYMQAVNQVDRIYTMDTNWRSEPGLLEAVNRVFARMTQPFVFREIGFDPVRPAPETRGNLVVHEGIRTFFHDEFEDQPDLAAACIKAAASPLHLWFLDKETLAPNSKTDIPKETAARLVARGVAAEASRLVRMGRKGLVTVGKDHQPVEPRHLAVLVRTNRQAVMVQKALHACDLPCVIAGSGNVFQSDEAQELLRVMDGVATCGTPSRVKAALSTRMLGFDMAMIDHLEDDEDEWDRILTDFADMRDAWAIRGFMDFFSAMMTRWAVRPRLLGLEGGERMLTNVLHLMEILHGAEQEHELHMSGLLAWFAEQCNRDAGENEEHQLRLESDELAVQIVTIHKSKGLQYPIVFCPFLFDGVGKGAEVLVHDPAAGNMVLDLSTSASRERQDMAGREALAEAMRLAYVALTRAESRCYLACGRIGSGESSAMAYLFSEYRPQGDCALQELVETWKGIDNATLLQKLGKLEREIPGCAVYPMPDVPGQSAALTDLALSSRLELPRCQRVIEQRFGISSFSSLVRGQEHTARPGFDEPFEPSRETDSQEDQASFFAFPRGAGPGTMLHAVLEQLDFSLAGSEACCELIREKLQRYGMEDAWTPVVSAALHEVVSVDLGHGFSLSQVRETLPELEFHYPLQQITPQGLGQVYARWGQILPEPFPRSVEGLRFSPRKGFMLGFIDLVFRYQGKWYLVDWKSNHLGNDFQAYHKEQLVRAMDEHMYFFQSHIYTVALDAYLRMRLPDTYDYERDFGGILYVFLRGVNAKLGPEYGIYRERPDPGFVRELSTFLMGERDVEAGIA